In the genome of Chryseobacterium oryzae, one region contains:
- a CDS encoding autotransporter outer membrane beta-barrel domain-containing protein — protein sequence MIKNLNLSKHLLVFLLLCLFSAKVYSQTNYYVKSGATGSGSSWDDALGNLPTISGGAINNVHIYVAEGDYNFASTSAYSYTGNDVLIQGGFPANATGTDLSGYNPEANVSRIVKDSNFRFVRINSTSNAFNTNKFTLKGLYFKSTGSTATDGSIFYDSNSNGNYQFKLEDCQIHDSKGATGLFSLFSAYTGKKTFWFNNNKFYRNQMGATGPIVFSTVNGDVKVLLSGNLFGQGNSTDGTGFYATTAGNTTSSQARFYIIGNIFSCGTATSTTGGVYLTTAGNTVVKNNVFLGVSGANFGGAIFATAQRGLQIESNYFIQNYVKNSTDGYGGAISIEGSVQTGSIINSNYIKNNFFFGNKINGSGGAGSAISLAASPAAINASYDIDGNVFAYNTALQGKQAAIQTRADNIGNIRNNIFYGNQNSGGTADPFAEIRGNSASNFAGVIDNNKFQLASAANYIGNTEAYSKIAAGTGNTFGTTSASIENLKPDDYIIDCYTGSVGCYKIDESSAAVSKTSRIGVSTFSSQNSNWPQKDLDGNDINNGIMVLSSNSKPFVVTRVANPTKTLGTNSQLKGAIAYDTQKKCLMLFDGEKWDCIAKGCDKSIYDVLQSIKSKP from the coding sequence ATGATAAAAAATTTGAACTTATCGAAGCACTTATTGGTGTTTCTTTTGCTATGTCTTTTTTCTGCAAAAGTGTATTCCCAAACCAATTATTATGTAAAAAGCGGAGCGACAGGAAGTGGTAGTTCTTGGGATGATGCCCTGGGTAATTTACCAACTATTTCAGGAGGCGCAATTAACAATGTACATATTTACGTTGCAGAGGGAGATTATAATTTTGCTTCTACTAGCGCATACTCATATACAGGCAATGATGTGTTAATTCAAGGAGGATTTCCTGCAAATGCGACAGGTACAGATTTATCTGGATATAATCCAGAAGCAAATGTATCTAGAATTGTGAAAGATTCTAATTTTCGTTTTGTTAGGATTAATTCAACATCAAATGCATTTAATACTAATAAATTTACTTTAAAAGGCTTGTATTTTAAAAGTACGGGTTCTACTGCTACAGATGGAAGTATTTTTTATGATTCTAATAGTAATGGTAACTATCAGTTTAAACTTGAAGATTGTCAGATTCATGATTCTAAAGGTGCTACTGGCTTGTTTAGTTTGTTTAGTGCGTATACCGGCAAGAAGACATTTTGGTTTAATAATAATAAGTTTTATAGAAACCAAATGGGAGCCACGGGTCCAATTGTGTTTTCTACAGTTAATGGAGATGTTAAAGTATTATTAAGTGGAAATCTTTTTGGACAAGGTAATTCAACAGATGGAACTGGTTTTTACGCTACCACTGCGGGGAATACAACTAGTAGTCAAGCACGTTTTTATATCATAGGTAATATATTCTCTTGTGGCACAGCTACTTCTACAACAGGAGGGGTTTATCTCACCACTGCGGGTAATACTGTTGTAAAAAATAATGTTTTCTTAGGGGTAAGCGGTGCTAACTTCGGAGGTGCAATATTTGCTACAGCTCAACGTGGATTGCAAATAGAAAGTAACTATTTTATTCAGAATTATGTTAAAAATTCAACTGATGGGTATGGAGGCGCAATATCTATTGAAGGTAGCGTTCAGACAGGTAGCATCATAAATTCAAATTACATAAAAAATAATTTCTTTTTTGGAAATAAAATTAATGGTAGTGGAGGAGCAGGAAGTGCCATTTCGTTAGCAGCCTCTCCAGCTGCAATAAATGCTTCATATGATATAGATGGAAATGTTTTTGCATATAATACTGCCCTGCAAGGTAAACAAGCTGCAATACAAACAAGAGCTGATAATATAGGCAATATAAGAAATAATATTTTTTATGGTAACCAAAATAGTGGTGGTACCGCTGACCCATTTGCTGAAATAAGAGGAAATAGTGCCTCCAATTTTGCGGGTGTTATAGATAATAATAAGTTTCAGTTGGCGAGTGCTGCTAATTATATTGGTAATACTGAGGCTTATTCTAAAATTGCGGCCGGCACAGGAAACACATTTGGCACAACTAGTGCCAGTATAGAAAATCTGAAGCCAGATGATTATATTATCGATTGCTATACAGGAAGTGTTGGTTGCTACAAAATAGATGAAAGTAGTGCTGCTGTTAGCAAAACTTCTAGAATTGGGGTATCAACATTTTCATCACAAAATTCTAATTGGCCACAAAAAGATTTAGATGGTAATGATATTAATAACGGGATTATGGTTTTGTCCTCAAATTCAAAACCGTTTGTAGTTACTAGAGTTGCCAATCCTACGAAAACGTTGGGAACAAATTCTCAGCTAAAAGGTGCAATTGCTTACGATACACAAAAAAAATGCCTTATGCTTTTTGATGGTGAAAAATGGGATTGTATTGCAAAAGGTTGCGATAAATCAATTTATGACGTTTTACAGAGCATTAAGTCAAAACCTTAG
- a CDS encoding outer membrane beta-barrel family protein, which produces MKKTILTLSIVSSTLLLAQEKKENTNTQEKQIEGVTITKTKKAVEQKADRTIFDFSEQAHLNNGSVMEGVKKLPGLVASEMVGMMYQGKPLDVYMDGRPLNISSNELTAFLEGMPASSIDRIEIITQPGAEFPATSGGAIMNIITSKSAKNYLTAVYNGGYRFSNYDRYRRRFNNSIALNSRNKWFGWQVNLGQYYRESLSDSQFDLLTKNHSNSVGRTYYMNSAFTFELGKDRLLLNYDVSNNNNNSDINTDIFLNGVTSSNFLSDSKGTRQEVSAIYQKKFNDKNKKLDFKATYNNSTSDFNQRNANNLQYFDLENSSKFNLYNFKVDYSQPLKILDEGKMSLGALYDQQDFQALNRSIVNLDYSRKTLAGYLEFQATLKKFDFIAGARAENYDIAGITKSFDNQGNLVQNDLIPFKKFKVFPNASIQYNLMKQLFANLNYNKKITLPSVSVLNPNNTTLGTSVITSNGNPNLQPTIYDNAEFKISAFDYAFISYNTSWVNNQIVQRITRNNNLISNQQVQIDRLRTHNFNFGMPIPFMLFTTPFSELMKFNVNPDKMNLLYLYAGYQLQEMPDIKTKGFWVYNVMGQFILPKDIRLQANYNILTSKGNYYYFEIDKPLNNSFDLTISKKFMSDRLNLSLYARDIFNQNKTVLLARSLGGTVFNSNKTDTRSFGITVNYKIPTKNKLAKEDPNMIKNSNQGDSNGGILQQGQ; this is translated from the coding sequence ATGAAGAAAACTATACTTACACTTTCTATTGTTTCCTCTACATTACTTTTAGCACAGGAAAAAAAAGAAAATACCAATACTCAGGAAAAACAAATTGAAGGGGTAACCATTACCAAAACTAAAAAAGCCGTTGAACAGAAAGCGGACCGTACTATTTTTGATTTTTCTGAACAGGCTCATCTCAACAACGGTTCTGTAATGGAAGGAGTGAAAAAACTTCCTGGTCTTGTAGCTTCTGAAATGGTGGGAATGATGTATCAGGGAAAACCTCTTGATGTTTATATGGACGGCAGACCTCTGAATATTTCCAGTAACGAGCTTACCGCTTTTCTTGAAGGAATGCCTGCAAGCTCTATAGACCGAATAGAAATCATCACCCAGCCCGGTGCAGAGTTTCCTGCAACTTCTGGCGGTGCCATCATGAATATCATTACCAGTAAATCTGCTAAAAATTATCTTACAGCTGTTTACAACGGTGGTTATCGTTTTTCTAATTATGACCGATACAGAAGACGTTTCAATAACTCAATTGCTTTAAATTCCAGAAATAAATGGTTTGGATGGCAGGTAAATCTGGGGCAATATTATCGTGAAAGCCTTTCGGATTCTCAGTTTGATCTTTTAACTAAAAACCATTCAAATTCGGTAGGGAGAACATATTATATGAATTCTGCGTTTACTTTTGAACTCGGTAAAGACAGATTGTTACTCAATTATGATGTAAGCAACAATAATAATAATTCTGATATTAATACAGATATATTTTTAAACGGAGTAACTTCCTCGAACTTTCTAAGTGATTCTAAAGGTACCAGACAGGAAGTATCTGCAATCTATCAGAAAAAATTTAATGATAAAAACAAGAAATTAGACTTCAAAGCAACCTACAACAACAGTACTTCTGATTTTAACCAGAGAAATGCCAACAATTTGCAGTATTTTGATCTCGAAAATTCATCAAAATTTAATCTTTATAATTTTAAAGTAGATTACTCTCAGCCATTAAAAATTCTGGATGAAGGAAAAATGAGCTTGGGAGCACTTTATGATCAGCAGGATTTCCAGGCACTCAACAGAAGCATTGTGAATCTTGATTATTCGAGAAAAACACTTGCCGGATATTTGGAATTTCAGGCTACTTTGAAGAAATTCGACTTCATTGCAGGAGCTAGAGCCGAAAATTATGATATCGCAGGAATTACAAAATCTTTTGATAATCAGGGAAATCTTGTTCAGAATGATTTAATTCCATTTAAAAAATTCAAGGTTTTCCCCAATGCAAGTATTCAGTATAATCTGATGAAGCAGCTTTTCGCCAATTTGAATTATAATAAAAAAATTACGCTCCCAAGCGTTTCGGTATTAAACCCTAACAATACCACTTTGGGAACCAGTGTAATAACATCGAACGGTAACCCGAATCTACAGCCTACGATTTACGACAATGCAGAGTTCAAAATCAGTGCTTTCGATTATGCTTTTATCAGCTATAATACAAGTTGGGTGAATAATCAGATTGTACAGAGAATTACCCGTAACAATAACCTTATCAGTAACCAGCAGGTACAGATTGATCGTTTGAGAACGCATAATTTCAACTTTGGGATGCCTATTCCGTTTATGCTTTTCACTACTCCTTTCAGCGAATTGATGAAATTTAATGTAAATCCTGATAAAATGAATCTTTTATACCTATATGCAGGATATCAGCTTCAGGAAATGCCGGATATAAAAACGAAAGGTTTTTGGGTGTACAATGTTATGGGACAGTTTATTTTACCTAAAGACATTAGGCTACAAGCCAACTACAACATTCTTACTTCTAAAGGGAATTACTATTATTTTGAAATAGATAAACCGTTAAACAATTCTTTCGACCTCACTATTTCAAAGAAATTTATGAGTGACAGGCTTAATCTTTCTCTTTATGCCAGAGATATTTTTAACCAGAATAAAACCGTACTTCTTGCTCGCTCACTTGGCGGGACAGTTTTTAATTCCAACAAAACCGACACCCGCAGCTTCGGAATTACTGTAAACTATAAAATCCCAACCAAAAATAAATTGGCAAAAGAAGATCCGAATATGATTAAAAATTCTAACCAAGGCGACAGCAACGGCGGAATTTTGCAGCAGGGACAGTAA
- a CDS encoding Ig-like domain-containing protein, with the protein MSKFYQLYSWLKKSNLKVYAILLLLLNFNFTLAQVSAYNFAQSAGTFVPISGNVLGVATGNTSATNLNSEVYNITLPFGFAFNDVSYTSLNVSSNGFITFGTTPPLTTTTTPISATVAYAGAISAFGRDITSLYDISGATGKISWDVIGTAPNREIVIQWRDFRPTNVTTTNAAYTFSFQIRLKETSNVIDIVYGSGSYLVGNTVYASTAQVGLRGSTNLDFNNRLNSNTLEFTNSTVGTANTSVQSFSTIDMIPGMPSAGLTYTWTPPTCYSPTGLSTISSTANTANITWNAISSAPSNGYEVYYSTNNTLPTSSSIPQITGLSTSSVTLQSLLSSKIYYVWVRSSCGSGSYSSWSNQPVSFATQCQPTSVISTTGNLVCPGTSATLSATTSSGATLKWYDSATGNNLVGSGPSFTTPVLNTTTNYYVSASTGTVSNVGKVNLESNAITGGSLSSYLVFTANSDFTLNTVDLFPYSSVAGTPGTVTITLFTSSGTPIISTTVNVIGQSSVALSVPQTVTVNFPITGGVSYRLGVSAWTGITNMYRDSINLAFPYSTTGVVDITGGSLSTPYYYFFYNWKISTGCESPRTMVTATVDAVACLSTAESNKKNNIKVYPNPFTEVVKIDRPELINSITITDVSGKLLRSSIKLESELKLNDIAQGMYILILDMKDGSKQSIKLIKK; encoded by the coding sequence ATGAGTAAATTTTATCAATTGTATTCTTGGTTAAAAAAAAGTAATTTGAAAGTCTATGCAATATTATTATTGTTATTGAATTTCAATTTTACATTAGCACAAGTTAGTGCTTATAATTTCGCACAATCAGCAGGAACTTTCGTACCTATAAGTGGAAATGTTCTTGGAGTTGCTACAGGGAATACTTCTGCAACAAACCTCAATAGTGAAGTTTATAATATAACTTTACCTTTTGGCTTTGCTTTTAATGATGTATCTTATACTTCGTTAAATGTTTCCTCCAACGGATTTATTACATTTGGAACAACTCCACCATTAACAACTACGACTACACCCATATCCGCAACAGTAGCTTATGCAGGTGCTATTTCTGCATTTGGGAGAGATATTACAAGCTTATATGATATAAGTGGAGCAACCGGGAAAATTAGTTGGGATGTTATAGGAACAGCTCCCAACAGAGAAATTGTCATTCAGTGGAGAGATTTCAGACCTACAAATGTTACAACTACTAATGCAGCTTATACTTTTTCATTTCAAATAAGATTAAAGGAAACTTCAAATGTTATTGATATCGTGTATGGTAGTGGATCTTATTTGGTTGGAAATACAGTTTATGCGTCGACAGCACAGGTCGGTTTGAGGGGGAGTACGAATTTAGATTTTAATAATCGCTTAAATTCAAATACTCTTGAATTTACCAATTCTACTGTAGGGACTGCTAATACTAGTGTGCAAAGTTTTAGTACAATAGACATGATACCAGGAATGCCTTCTGCGGGCTTAACTTATACCTGGACTCCTCCAACATGTTATTCTCCCACAGGATTATCTACAATAAGTTCTACTGCAAATACTGCAAATATAACATGGAATGCAATTTCTTCAGCTCCTTCTAATGGCTACGAAGTTTATTACAGTACAAATAATACGCTTCCTACAAGTTCTTCAATTCCACAGATTACAGGTTTGTCTACTAGCTCCGTTACCTTACAATCCTTACTTTCTTCAAAAATTTATTATGTATGGGTAAGATCAAGCTGTGGGTCTGGATCATATAGTAGCTGGTCTAATCAGCCTGTTAGTTTTGCTACTCAATGTCAACCTACTTCGGTTATTTCTACAACAGGAAATCTTGTTTGTCCCGGTACTAGTGCAACTTTAAGTGCTACCACATCTTCTGGAGCAACATTGAAATGGTATGATTCTGCTACTGGTAACAATCTTGTTGGTAGTGGACCATCGTTTACTACTCCTGTTTTAAATACTACAACTAATTATTATGTTTCTGCAAGCACAGGAACGGTTTCTAATGTGGGTAAGGTAAACCTCGAATCAAATGCTATAACTGGTGGGTCTTTATCTTCTTATTTGGTATTTACTGCAAACTCAGACTTTACTTTGAATACTGTGGATTTGTTTCCTTATTCTAGTGTTGCGGGTACTCCCGGAACGGTTACTATCACATTATTTACTTCCTCTGGAACACCCATTATTTCAACAACAGTAAATGTTATCGGACAAAGCTCTGTAGCTTTATCAGTACCACAAACTGTTACGGTTAATTTTCCTATTACAGGTGGGGTTTCTTATCGTTTAGGAGTTAGTGCATGGACTGGAATTACAAATATGTATAGAGATTCTATTAATTTAGCATTTCCATATTCGACAACGGGTGTAGTAGATATAACGGGTGGAAGTTTATCCACACCCTATTATTATTTCTTTTATAATTGGAAAATTTCAACAGGTTGCGAATCACCAAGAACTATGGTTACAGCAACGGTTGATGCTGTAGCTTGTCTTTCAACAGCCGAATCAAATAAAAAAAATAACATTAAAGTATATCCAAACCCTTTTACAGAGGTGGTGAAAATTGACAGACCGGAACTTATTAATTCGATTACAATTACAGATGTTTCAGGAAAACTTCTAAGAAGCAGTATAAAGCTTGAATCTGAATTAAAATTAAATGATATTGCACAGGGAATGTATATTTTAATTCTTGATATGAAAGATGGAAGCAAACAATCTATAAAGCTTATCAAAAAATAA
- a CDS encoding aconitate hydratase has translation MTFDIDMIKKVYERYPERIAAARQITGKPLTLAEKILYTHLWEGNATQEYERGNSYVDFAPDRVAMQDATAQMALLQFMQAGKTKVAVPSTAHADHLIQARVGAEQDLQEGINKNSEVFNFLSSVCDKYGIGFWKPGAGIIHQVVLENYAFPGGMMIGTDSHTVNAGGLGMVAIGVGGADAVDVMAGMAWELKMPKLIGVKLTGKMSGWTSAKDVILKVAGILTVKGGTGCIVEYFGEGAESLSATGKGTICNMGAEIGATTSTFGYDDSMRRYLSATGRQDVVDAADKIAEHLTGDAEVYANPEQYFDQLIEIDLSTLSPHLNGPFTPDLATPVAEFRAKAEANGWPLEVEWALIGSCTNSSYEDLSRAASIVEDAVAKGVKPKAILGINPGSEQVKFTAERDGFLDSFRKFENARIFTNACGPCIGQWDREGADKGEKNSIIHSFNRNFAKRADGNPNTHAFVASPEMVAAVAISGRLDFNPITDTLTAVNGEQVKLDEPKGSELPSKGFAVDDNGYQAPSEDGSGVEVKVSPTSDRLQLLEEFPAWDGLNITGAFVLIKAFGKCTTDHISMAGPWLKYRGHLDNISNNMLIGAVNAYNMETNKVKNLLTGEYGEVPAVQRAYKAAHVPTIVVGDENYGEGSSREHAAMEPRHLGVKAVLVKSFARIHETNLKKQGMLALTFNDKSDYDKIQEDDVLDFLDLDQFSIGKPLTIVFHHKDGSKDTVVTNHTYNQAQIDWFKAGSALNLIKKMEKES, from the coding sequence ATGACTTTCGACATTGACATGATCAAAAAAGTGTACGAACGTTATCCTGAAAGAATTGCCGCAGCAAGACAGATTACGGGAAAACCTTTAACACTCGCAGAAAAAATTCTTTACACCCATCTTTGGGAAGGCAATGCTACACAGGAATATGAAAGAGGAAACTCTTATGTAGACTTCGCTCCCGACAGAGTTGCGATGCAGGATGCCACGGCACAGATGGCTCTTTTACAATTTATGCAGGCTGGTAAAACAAAAGTAGCCGTTCCTTCAACAGCACATGCGGATCACCTCATTCAGGCAAGAGTAGGTGCGGAGCAGGATTTGCAGGAGGGTATCAACAAAAACTCCGAAGTATTCAACTTTTTAAGTTCGGTTTGTGACAAATACGGAATTGGCTTTTGGAAACCCGGAGCAGGTATTATTCATCAGGTTGTTCTTGAAAATTATGCATTTCCTGGTGGAATGATGATCGGAACCGACTCTCACACCGTAAACGCAGGAGGTTTAGGAATGGTTGCCATAGGAGTTGGTGGAGCCGATGCAGTTGATGTAATGGCGGGAATGGCTTGGGAACTGAAAATGCCAAAACTCATCGGTGTAAAATTAACAGGAAAAATGTCTGGCTGGACTTCAGCTAAAGATGTCATCTTAAAAGTTGCCGGAATTCTTACCGTGAAAGGTGGTACCGGTTGTATTGTAGAATATTTTGGAGAAGGAGCTGAATCTCTTTCTGCAACAGGAAAAGGAACGATCTGTAATATGGGTGCTGAAATTGGGGCAACCACATCAACTTTCGGATACGATGACTCGATGAGAAGGTATCTTTCTGCAACAGGAAGACAGGATGTAGTAGATGCGGCTGATAAAATTGCTGAACATTTAACAGGAGATGCTGAAGTGTATGCAAACCCTGAACAATATTTCGATCAGTTAATTGAAATTGATCTTTCAACACTTTCCCCTCATCTGAACGGGCCTTTCACTCCGGATTTAGCAACGCCGGTTGCAGAATTCAGAGCTAAGGCGGAAGCAAATGGCTGGCCTTTGGAAGTAGAATGGGCATTAATAGGTTCCTGTACCAACTCGTCTTACGAAGATTTGTCAAGAGCAGCTTCTATTGTAGAAGATGCCGTTGCAAAAGGTGTAAAGCCAAAAGCGATTTTAGGAATCAACCCTGGTTCTGAACAGGTAAAATTTACCGCAGAAAGAGACGGGTTTTTAGATTCCTTCAGAAAATTTGAAAATGCAAGAATCTTTACCAATGCTTGCGGACCTTGTATCGGGCAATGGGACAGAGAGGGAGCAGATAAAGGTGAGAAAAACTCTATTATTCACTCTTTCAACAGAAACTTTGCCAAAAGAGCAGATGGCAACCCAAATACCCATGCATTTGTAGCTTCACCAGAAATGGTAGCGGCAGTTGCTATTTCAGGAAGATTAGATTTTAATCCTATTACCGATACGCTTACTGCTGTAAATGGGGAACAGGTAAAACTGGATGAGCCAAAAGGTTCTGAATTGCCATCAAAAGGGTTTGCGGTGGATGACAATGGCTATCAGGCTCCATCAGAAGACGGTTCTGGTGTTGAGGTAAAAGTGAGTCCCACTTCAGACAGGCTTCAGTTGCTGGAAGAATTCCCGGCTTGGGATGGACTGAATATTACAGGAGCTTTTGTTTTAATTAAAGCTTTCGGAAAATGTACTACTGACCATATTTCTATGGCAGGACCTTGGTTAAAGTACAGAGGCCATTTAGATAATATTTCCAATAACATGTTGATAGGAGCTGTAAATGCTTACAACATGGAAACCAATAAAGTTAAAAACCTCCTGACTGGAGAATATGGTGAAGTTCCTGCAGTACAGAGAGCTTATAAAGCGGCACACGTTCCCACCATTGTGGTGGGAGACGAAAATTATGGTGAAGGCTCGTCAAGAGAACATGCGGCTATGGAACCGAGACATTTGGGTGTAAAAGCTGTTTTAGTAAAATCTTTTGCAAGAATCCATGAAACGAATCTGAAAAAACAGGGAATGTTGGCTTTAACCTTCAATGATAAATCAGATTACGACAAAATTCAGGAAGATGATGTTTTGGACTTCTTAGATTTAGATCAATTCAGTATAGGAAAACCTTTAACCATCGTTTTTCACCACAAAGACGGTTCTAAAGATACGGTAGTAACCAATCATACTTACAATCAGGCTCAGATTGATTGGTTTAAAGCAGGTTCTGCTCTGAATCTGATAAAAAAAATGGAAAAAGAAAGTTAA
- the scpA gene encoding methylmalonyl-CoA mutase has translation MRREIKNKVPHFNIPESQQKIYSFEKDGLELKSKYITEDVKDNTIADSSPGIAPFLRGPYSTMYVQKPWTIRQYAGFSTAEESNAFYRRNLAAGQKGLSVAFDLATHRGYDSDHPRVVGDVGKAGVAIDSVEDMKILFDQIPLDEISVSMTMNGAVLPILSFYIVAAEEQGVSQDKLSGTIQNDILKEFMVRNTYIYPPTPSMKIIADIFEYTSKNIPKFNSISISGYHMQEAGATPVLEMAYTLADGLEYVRTGIKAGMNVDDFAPRLSFFWAIGMNHFMEIAKMRAARYIWANLLTQFNPQNQKSLALRTHSQTSGWSLTEQEPFNNITRTAIEALSSALGGTQSLHTNALDEAIALPTDYSAKIARNTQIILQQESGICDVVDPMGGSYLVESLTQQMIDEAMKYIDEVEKEGGMTKAIEAGIPKMRIEEAAARKQAKIDSGEEFIIGVNSFKSTLKQTPIEILDIDNTEVRRKQIERLLKIKNERDSSKVEEILNTIRETAKSGKGNLLELCIEAARRRVTLGEMSDAMEESFGRYKANIRTISGVYAMNAGKNEYFGKALELTQKFEEEEGRRPRIMVAKMGQDGHDRGAKVVATAFADMGFDVDVAPLFQTPEEVAKQAVENDIHILGVSSLAAGHKTLVPQVVEELKKLGADDITIVVGGVIPQQDYDYLFANGADFIFGPGTNLPKCAVDILERFLD, from the coding sequence ATGAGAAGGGAAATCAAAAATAAAGTTCCTCACTTTAATATACCTGAAAGTCAGCAGAAAATCTACTCGTTTGAAAAAGATGGACTAGAATTAAAATCTAAATACATTACCGAAGATGTAAAAGATAATACCATTGCTGATAGTTCTCCGGGGATTGCACCTTTCCTTCGAGGTCCTTATTCCACAATGTATGTTCAAAAACCTTGGACGATACGTCAGTACGCAGGGTTTTCCACAGCAGAAGAATCTAACGCTTTTTACAGAAGAAACTTAGCGGCGGGACAAAAAGGTCTTTCTGTAGCATTTGATTTGGCTACGCACAGAGGTTACGATTCAGACCATCCAAGAGTGGTGGGAGATGTTGGGAAAGCCGGTGTTGCTATAGATTCTGTGGAGGACATGAAAATCCTTTTTGACCAGATTCCTTTGGATGAAATTTCGGTTTCGATGACGATGAACGGTGCTGTGTTACCGATTTTATCTTTTTACATAGTAGCTGCAGAAGAGCAGGGAGTTTCTCAGGATAAGCTGTCCGGAACGATTCAGAATGATATTTTGAAGGAATTTATGGTGAGAAATACCTACATCTATCCACCAACGCCATCAATGAAAATCATTGCTGATATTTTTGAATATACTTCTAAAAATATTCCGAAATTCAATTCAATATCAATTTCGGGTTACCATATGCAGGAAGCGGGAGCTACACCGGTTCTCGAAATGGCTTACACATTAGCAGACGGTTTAGAATATGTAAGAACCGGTATTAAAGCAGGAATGAATGTTGATGATTTTGCCCCAAGATTATCTTTTTTCTGGGCAATTGGGATGAATCATTTTATGGAAATTGCCAAAATGCGTGCAGCACGTTATATCTGGGCAAATCTTCTTACCCAGTTTAATCCTCAAAACCAAAAATCTTTAGCATTAAGAACTCACTCACAAACTTCCGGGTGGTCTTTAACCGAGCAAGAACCTTTCAATAATATTACTAGAACAGCAATAGAAGCATTATCTTCAGCTTTAGGCGGAACACAGTCTTTGCATACCAACGCATTGGATGAGGCAATTGCTCTTCCAACAGATTATTCGGCGAAAATTGCAAGAAATACGCAAATTATTCTTCAGCAAGAATCGGGAATCTGCGATGTTGTAGATCCTATGGGCGGTAGTTATTTGGTGGAATCTCTCACGCAGCAAATGATTGATGAAGCAATGAAATACATCGATGAGGTAGAAAAAGAAGGGGGTATGACTAAAGCTATCGAAGCCGGAATTCCGAAAATGAGAATTGAAGAAGCTGCAGCAAGAAAACAGGCGAAAATAGACAGTGGTGAAGAGTTTATTATTGGAGTAAATTCTTTTAAATCCACATTAAAACAAACGCCTATTGAAATTTTAGACATCGACAATACTGAGGTTAGAAGAAAACAAATCGAAAGATTATTAAAAATTAAAAACGAAAGAGATTCTTCAAAAGTTGAGGAAATTCTCAATACAATTCGTGAAACCGCAAAATCCGGAAAAGGCAATCTTTTGGAACTTTGTATTGAAGCTGCCAGAAGAAGAGTAACACTAGGGGAAATGAGCGATGCCATGGAAGAAAGTTTCGGACGTTATAAAGCGAATATCAGAACAATATCAGGAGTTTATGCGATGAATGCAGGTAAAAACGAATATTTTGGTAAAGCCTTAGAGCTCACTCAGAAATTTGAGGAAGAAGAAGGAAGAAGACCCAGAATTATGGTTGCTAAAATGGGGCAGGACGGTCATGATCGGGGAGCCAAAGTGGTGGCTACAGCATTTGCAGATATGGGCTTTGATGTGGATGTTGCTCCGCTATTTCAGACGCCGGAAGAAGTGGCAAAACAGGCGGTAGAGAATGATATTCATATTTTGGGAGTTTCTTCGTTGGCGGCAGGACATAAAACATTGGTACCTCAGGTTGTAGAAGAACTGAAAAAACTGGGAGCTGATGATATTACTATCGTTGTAGGTGGAGTTATCCCGCAACAGGATTATGATTATTTATTCGCTAACGGTGCAGATTTTATCTTCGGGCCGGGAACCAATCTTCCTAAATGTGCTGTTGATATTTTGGAGCGTTTCTTAGATTAA